From Rutidosis leptorrhynchoides isolate AG116_Rl617_1_P2 chromosome 3, CSIRO_AGI_Rlap_v1, whole genome shotgun sequence, a single genomic window includes:
- the LOC139899171 gene encoding uncharacterized protein, with protein MRILSDSWCFCNGICKSEKTKSGIFSGKAQSMVRICNNGTGFLIHRNLLLTTHAILPSVIAAEAAQIHLQNGVVASLFPHRFFITSSILDLTIVGLDVMDGDSNLWVHHSHYLKTCSKSTLDLGSIVYLLGYTDKNELTVGEGKVVIATDNLIKVNPDGLTFSPGSAGFDVNGNLSFMVCDPMKLATSPTNKSSSTSTSSTSSWKKNSTMQFGIPIYIIYDWLNQNWEGNLDDLVNKPKLPIIRLMSGSQKSEHSCSSFTKRRVFKTTDDENANQPGPNSNSCQDETTPVVTNRVQGIRTPEIYNSPKLTAGPLRKMDSTQIQLLDINFPHRIRKKALLTNEVMLKSNPIADTEISSTGSVNGAQSEVQSCGSPTELPQGQNGYLSESEITMYSAETAESRNIPSPKGGRFNQNQIGRSQSCVNYNRFGSGQRNRRGTNGYSQGTTSQRSNDYYSPTVSSIMKKQNNFERQVNRPRRRPTRSSPKWTF; from the exons ATGAGGATTTTAAGTGACTCATGGTGTTTCTGTAACGGAATATGCAAATCGGAGAAAACTAAATCCGGTATATTTTCCGGCAAAGCTCAATCCATGGTTAGGATTTGTAACAACGGAACTGGCTTTCTTATTCACAGAAACCTTCTTCTTACAACTCATGCCATTTTGCCGTCTGTAATTGCTGCTGAAGCTGCTCAGATTCACCTTCAAAACGGTGTCGTTGCTTCCCTTTTCCCTCACAG GTTCTTCATAACTAGCTCGATTCTTGATCTAACAATAGTTGGTCTGGATGTTATGGATGGTGACTCAAATTTGTGGGTTCATCATTCTCACTATTTGAAAACTTGTTCTAAATCGACTCTAGACCTTGGTAGTATCGTATACCTTTTAGGTTACACCGACAAAAACGAGTTAACAGTTGGTGAAGGTAAAGTAGTTATAGCCACAGACAACCTCATAAAAGTGAACCCTGATGGTTTAACTTTTAGCCCTGGTTCAGCCGGTTTTGATGTAAATGGTAATCTTTCGTTTATGGTCTGTGACCCAATGAAGCTTGCCACGTCACCAACTAATAAATCATCGTCTACATCAACTTCGTCTACTTCTTCTTGGAAAAAGAATTCAACAATGCAATTTGGTATTCCTATTTATATAATTTACGATTGGTTAAATCAGAATTGGGAAGGTAATCTTGATGATTTGGTTAACAAACCAAAATTACCCATTATTAGATTAATGTCTGGTAGCCAAAAAAGTGAACACTCGTGTTCTTCGTTCACTAAAAGACGGGTTTTTAAAACAACTGATGATGAAAACGCAAATCAACCCGGGCCGAATTCCAATAGTTGTCAAGATGAAACAACACCTGTTGTTACGAATCGTGTACAGGGAATTCGAACTCCCGAAATTTATAATTCACCAAAGTTGACAGCGGGCCCGTTAAGGAAAATGGATAGTACCCAAATACAGCTATTGGATATTAACTTCCCACATAGGATTAGGAAAAAAGCTCTGTTGACTAATGAAGTAATGTTAAAGTCAAACCCGATAGCTGACACTGAGATTAGTTCAACTGGTTCTGTAAACGGGGCCCAGAGTGAGGTTCAATCATGTGGGTCACCAACCGAGTTACCCCAAGGGCAAAATGGGTATTTAAGTGAAAGTGAGATTACAATGTACTCCGCAGAAACAGCTGAAAGCCGTAATATCCCGAGTCCGAAAGGAGGACGATTTAATCAGAACCAGATTGGGAGAAGCCAAAGCTGTGTGAATTATAATAGATTTGGGTCGGGTCAGAGGAATCGAAGAGGTACAAACGGGTATTCACAAGGTACAACTTCTCAAAGGAGTAATGACTATTATAGCCCTACTGTGTCGTCGATAATGAAGAAACAGAACAATTTTGAACGGCAGGTTAATAGGCCTCGGCGAAGGCCGACTCGTTCGTCACCGAAATGGACGTTTTAG
- the LOC139899172 gene encoding uncharacterized protein, translating into MSTQGQYVRYARGGRRRKDVPDLNVPLAVENLEVSSGPTVSVNQGGQGNVPVVSVAHGGQVRQPARSNQPAPIDVEELDDDDVVVISSPRAFEEAKNRSRRTRRTVVVDVESAEAAIRHGLNQTNKRRRGPANPSIINCEVYVNLEGSSGSKRGARYVAPPPPPPPPPPEPVFSCPACMGPIEEEVTTKCGHIFCKGCIKSAISAQHKCPTCRRKLSNKDLIRVYLPTTKAV; encoded by the exons ATGAGCACTCAAGGGCAATATGTGAGGTATGCCAGAGGTGGTAGACGAAGGAAAGATGTACCGGATCTTAATGTTCCTCTCGCTGTTGAGAACCTGGAGGTATCTAGTGGGCCCACCGTTTCAGTAAATCAGGGTGGTCAAGGTAATGTTCCTGTTGTTTCGGTAGCTCATGGTGGTCAAGTTCGTCAGCCAGCAAGATCCAATCAACCTGCACCGATTGATGTCGAGGaactagatgatgatgatgttgttgttataTCATCTCCCAGAGCATTTGAAGAA GCTAAAAACAGATCTCGAAGAACTCGGAGGACTGTTGTGGTTGATGTTGAATCTG CCGAAGCTGCTATTAGGCATGGTCTTAACCAGACGAACAAGCGTAGACGAGGCCCTGCAAATCCCTCAATCATCAATTGTGAAGTTTATGTGAATTTGGAAGGAAGTAGTGGTTCAAAG AGGGGAGCACGGTATGTTGCACCACCACCGCCGCCACCGCCGCCGCCGCCGGAACCGGTGTTTAGCTGTCCTGCTTGCATGGGACCAATTGAAGAGGAGGTGACAACGAAGTGTGGTCACATATTTTGTAAGGGGTGCATCAAGTCTGCAATTAGTGCTCAGCATAAATGCCCTACTTGTAGGCGGAAACTTTCAAACAAGGATTTGATTAGGGTTTACCTCCCAACCACCAAAGCAGTTTAA
- the LOC139902460 gene encoding membrane protein of ER body-like protein has translation MTGRLPSSSSDAANRGKEIAAAVIDEGAKKGGLLVSSRNPIELPPSSSPVVGDDVTLQIVTDQPEVANNGRLWLGYNGVFAEILKSIVYGGLMEVIASLSIVASAAASDATTLNIISVALASLIGGVFIIANNLWDLRNDGCNERTIEQTENKTTNRYKELLGQVEYFPLHAFFAILSFIVFGMVPPLAYGYTIHETNDKDYTVAAVAVASLLCVSLLAIFKAYINKCTFFEYVKTVVYYVTAAVSASGVSYVAGNLVTRLLKEYGLFDASSNGGVSLIPGPTTVSLASF, from the exons ATGACAG GTCGTTTACCGTCTTCGTCTAGCGATGCAGCAAATCGTGGAAAAG AAATCGCAGCTGCTGTTATAGACGAAGGAGCCAAAAAGGGCGGGTTACTTG TTTCTTCTCGAAATCCTATTGAGCTTCCTCCATCATCTAGCCCTGTTGTAGGAGATGATGTCACTCTTCAAATTGTGACTGATCAACCTG AAGTTGCAAATAATGGAAGATTATGGCTCGGTTACAACGGTGTTTTTGCGGAGATTTTGAAGAGTATTGTATATGGAGGTTTAATGGAAGTGATTGCAAGCTTAAGTATTGTAGCATCTGCTGCTGCTTCTGATGCTACTACAT TGAACATTATATCTGTGGCATTGGCAAGTCTAATAGGTGGTGTATTCATCATTGCAAACAAT CTATGGGACCTTAGAAACGACGGGTGCAACGAGCGAACAATCGAACAAACAGAAAACAAAACTACAAACAGATACAAAGAGTTACTTGGACAAGTAGAATATTTCCCACTTCATGCATTTTTTGCAATACTATCATTCATTGTTTTCGGAATGGTCCCACCATTGGCATACGGGTACACGATTCATGAAACAAACGATAAGGACTACACGGTTGCAGCAGTTGCAGTTGCATCTCTGTTATGTGTCTCGTTATTGGCTATATTCAAGGCGTACATAAACAAGTGCACGTTTTTTGAGTATGTTAAAACAGTGGTGTATTATGTTACGGCTGCAGTATCAGCATCGGGTGTGTCTTATGTTGCTGGGAATTTGGTTACAAGGTTGTTGAAAGAGTACGGATTGTTTGACGCGAGTTCGAACGGTGGTGTCTCGCTCATCCCGGGTCCCACCACTGTATCTTTGGCTTCTTTTTAA